In a genomic window of Erigeron canadensis isolate Cc75 chromosome 5, C_canadensis_v1, whole genome shotgun sequence:
- the LOC122600823 gene encoding protein transport protein SEC16B homolog → MEDTTDEDFFDKLVDDVDVDVPESSNVVNHSIEAKPNLVKELGKVGVGGEEKEGNKGSNTVDDLIDDRVGTGKLLVSGDVFAFENVNRESTAGWEHGTASCSGVKEVQWSAFNAEPLDNSGNVFGSDSDFFTEFDGNLVDPAGEADNFVNSVVNLVSNSSHGGSVIDYSHQFQEGQGYTTSMRQGTDGQDVDSSQYWENPYPGWNSWKYDANTGQWYHDDGYNAASNAQMVDNSICASDWAVSNVNTEVTYSQQTGPSFVGEKLTNEGLMSWNPNSQMSHTNNSSSNWCQISQGNSNVYPPHFYFDPKYPGWYYDLNIQEWRSLDTYNSQLTHHNSLTASNSYYGNEQLDKWSGSDYNWNGISKQGCQPDTLKQLQSYSTNFHGDNNINQEQSYDYAGTVAYQSSQVRTMRRSSVGQPAHALVTFGFGGKLIVMTETSALIKPSYGGQDSSSGLISIFNLAEIVTGVGDASSSRTGLHNYFHTLCHQSFPGSLANGNVGKELNKWLDERITHPTDTDYKQDQVLRLLLSLLKIALQHYGKLRSPFGTDTTSKENDAPDVAVAKLFASAKRNSAAYGDYGGFANCLQYLPSERQIRETAAEVQTLLVSGRKMEALHCAQEGQIWGIALVLAAQLGDQFYADTVSKMARCQLVAGSPLRTLCLLIAGQPADVFLTDSVANDATAAAVNMFQQPAQAQLGANAMLDDWEENLAIITANRTRDDELVLIHLGDCLWKETSNILAAHICYLVAEANFEPYSDSARLCLIGADHMKYPRTYASPEAIQRTEVYEYSKLLGNSQFTLLPFQPYKLIYASMLAEVGKLSDSLKYCQLILRSLKTGRSPEVETWRHLVTSLEDRIKTHQQGGFSTNLAPKLVGKILNLFDTNRNLFDTNRNNRPPLAPSNSASVAQNDHYHQTTPPRVSTSQSTMAMSSLVPSASMEPISQKSAEGNSRRIMHNRSVSEPDFGRSPRQNQVDSTKENPPDSQSKVSTSRFRRFGFGSQLFQKTVGLVLKPRQDKQAKLGETNKFYYDDKLKRWVEEGVDPQAEEASLPPPPTMATFQNGTPDHGSKGDAKSEGTLNNGVAEFSSSKSSGIPPIPATSNQFSARGRMGVRARYVDTFNQGGGNPTKLFQSASATSVKPIAKSNPKFFVPMAVTSAEQPADTLRENIQQQTTTADDNYSPTSVHNPFQPPSYQSSMQRFASMNDISKGGVPSFTSASSSPHSRRTASWGGSTDECFSVSSSGMKPRGGTLGMPQNSFIPSEPAVDQTTNGDGFCDDLHEVEF, encoded by the exons ATGGAGGATACTACTGATGAAGATTTTTTCGATAAATTGGTCGATGATGTCGATGTTGATGTACCGGAATCAAGTAATGTGGTAAACCATTCTATTGAGGCTAAACCTAATTTAGTTAAAGAATTGGGGAAAGTAGGTGTAGGTGGTGAAGAGAAAGAAGGTAATAAAGGTTCTAATACGGTAGATGATTTGATTGACGATAGAGTGGGGACCGGTAAGCTGTTAGTGTCGGGTGATGTGTTCGCGTTTGAAAATGTGAATCGAGAATCGACAGCAGGTTGGGAGCATGGGACTGCCAGTTGTTCGGGTGTTAAGGAGGTGCAGTGGAGTGCTTTTAATGCTGAGCCATTAGATAATAGTGGTAACGTTTTTGGATCAGACTCGGATTTTTTTACTGAATTTGATGGTAATTTGGTTGACCCAGCTGGGGAAGCGGATAACTTTGTTAACAGTGTAGTGAATTTGGTGAGTAATTCGTCGCATGGTGGGAGTGTAATAGATTATTCGCATCAGTTTCAAGAGGGTCAAGGTTATACGACATCTATGAGACAAGGTACGGATGGTCAAGATGTTGATAGTAGTCAGTATTGGGAGAATCCATACCCAGGATGGAACTCATGGAAGTATGATGCAAATACGGGACAATGGTATCATGACGATGGTTATAATGCAGCATCAAATGCGCAAATGGTGGATAATTCAATTTGTGCATCTGATTGGGCTGTTTCCAATGTGAATACAGAGGTTACTTATTCACAGCAAACTGGTCCATCTTTTGTAGGAGAAAAATTAACAAATGAAGGTTTAATGAGTTGGAATCCAAACTCACAAATGAGTCACACTAACAACAGTTCATCAAACTGGTGTCAAATATCACAAGGAAATAGTAACGTATATCCTccacatttttattttgatcCTAAATATCCCGGTTGGTATTATGACCTGAATATCCAAGAATGGCGTTCTTTGGATACATATAATTCTCAACTAACCCATCACAATAGTCTTACAGCAAGTAATAGTTATTATGGAAATGAACAGTTGGATAAGTGGTCTGGATCAGACTATAACTGGAATGGGATTAGTAAACAAGGTTGCCAACCTGATACACTTAAACAACTGCAATCTTATAGCACTAATTTTCACGGtgataataatattaatcaAGAGCAGTCTTATGATTATGCGGGAACGGTTGCTTATCAATCTAGTCAGGTTCGTACTATGAGAAGATCATCTGTTGGCCAACCAGCTCATGCATTGGTTACATTCGGGTTTGGTGGGAAGCTAATTGTCATGACGGAAACAAGTGCTCTCATAAAGCCATCCTATGGAGGCCAG GATTCTAGCTCTGGGTTGATATCCATTTTTAATCTGGCGGAAATTGTCACCGGAGTTGGTGATGCGTCAAGCAGCAGGACAGGTTTACATAATTACTTTCATACTCTTTGCCACCAGTCGTTTCCAGGATCACTGGCTAATGGAAATGTTGGTAAAGAGTTGAATAAATGGCTTGATGAGAGGATCACACACCCTACTGACACTGACTACAAGCAAGACCAAGTTTTAAGGCTGCTCCTTTCTTTGCTCAAAATAGCTTTACAGCACTATGGGAAATTGCGTTCTCCTTTTGGCACTGACACCACATCAAAG GAAAATGACGCACCTGATGTAGCTGTTGCTAAACTTTTTGCATCTGCAAAGAGGAACAGTGCAGCGTATGGTGATTATGGTGGTTTTGCCAACTGCTTGCAGTACTTACCTTCAGAAAGACAAATTAGG GAAACAGCTGCCGAGGTCCAAACTCTGCTGGTTTCTGGTAGAAAGATGGAAGCCCTTCATTGTGCACAAGAGGGTCAAATTTGGGGGATTGCCCTTGTTCTTGCAGCACAACTTGGTGATCAG TTCTATGCGGATACTGTTAGTAAGATGGCTCGTTGCCAGCTTGTAGCAGGTTCACCTTTGCGGACATTATGCTTACTTATTGCTGGTCAGCCTGCGGATGTGTTTCTAACTGACTCTGTAGCAAATGATGCCACTGCTGCTGCTGTAAATATGTTTCAGCAGCCTGCACAG GCTCAGCTTGGTGCCAATGCTATGCTCGATGACTGGGAAGAGAATCTAGCTATTATTACTGCTAACAGGACCAGGGATGATGAACTAGTGCTTATTCATCTCGGAGACTGTTTATGGAAGGAAACAAGTAAT ATTCTTGCGGCACACATTTGCTACTTGGTTGCAGAAGCAAACTTTGAGCCATATTCAGATAGTGCTAGACTGTGTCTCATTGGTGCAGACCACATGAAATATCCCCGCACATATGCCTCACCAGAAGCCATTCAG AGGACAGAGGTGTATGAATATTCAAAACTTCTGGGGAACTCTCAGTTTACATTGCTACCATTCCAACCTTATAAGCTTATATATGCCAGTATGTTGGCTGAAGTAGGAAAACTATCTGACTCATTGAA gtATTGTCAATTGATATTAAGATCGTTGAAAACTGGTCGCTCCCCTGAAGTAGAAACATGGAGACATCTGGTTACATCCTTAGAGGATAGGATAAAAACTCACCAACAG GGTGGTTTTTCTACAAATTTAGCTCCTAAGCTAGTTGGAAAAATTCTCAACCTTTTTGACACTAACCGGAACCTTTTTGACACTAATCGGAATAATAGACCACCACTCGCCCCATCAAATTCTGCTTCTGTTGCACAAAATGACCATTATCATCAAACCACACCTCCCCGGGTATCTACTAGTCAGTCAACAATGGCAATGTCTTCATTGGTTCCATCTGCATCTATGGAGCCCATCAGCCAGAAGTCTGCAGAGGGAAACAGTAGAAGAATCATGCATAACAGAAGCGTTTCCGAGCCTGATTTTGGTCGATCTCCTAGGCAG AATCAGGTGGATTCTACAAAGGAGAACCCTCCAGATTCACAAAGTAAAGTATCTACTTCACGTTTTAGACGTTTTGGTTTTGGCTCACAGCTCTTCCAAAAGACAGTTGGTCTAGTTCTAAAACCTCGCCAGGACAAACAG GCAAAATTGGGGGAgacaaataaattttattatgatgATAAACTTAAAAGATGGGTAGAGGAAGGTGTTGATCCACAAGCAGAGGAGGCATCACTTCCTCCACCACCCACAATGGCAACTTTTCAGAATGGAACACCGGATCATGGATCAAAAGGTGATGCAAAGAGTGAAGGGACTCTTAACAATGGAGTTGCAGAATTTTCAAGCTCGAAAAGTTCAGGAATTCCACCAATTCCAGCCACCTCAAACCAATTCTCAGCGCGCGGAAGGATGGGGGTTCGTGCAAG GTATGTTGATACTTTCAACCAAGGTGGGGGGAACCCAACCAAGTTGTTCCAGTCGGCATCTGCAACTTCCGTCAAACCAATcgcaaaatcaaatccaaaattcttCGTTCCAATGGCCGTAACCTCGGCTGAACAACCGGCTGACACTCTCAGAGAAAACATACAACAACAAACTACAACTGCTGATGATAATTATTCACCAACTTCGGTGCATAACCCGTTCCAACCTCCTTCATATCAATCTTCCATGCAAAGATTTGCAAGCATGAATGATATCTCAAAAGGGGGAGTACCATCCTTCACGAGTGCATCCAGCTCACCTCACTCAAGAAGAACAGCATCATGGGGTGGAAGTACTGATGAATGTTTTTCTGTTTCTAGTAGCGGAATGAAACCAAGAGGAGGGACGTTAGGTATGCCTCAAAATTCGTTCATCCCAAGTGAACCAGCGGTTGATCAAACGACCAATGGTGATGGTTTTTGCGACGATCTTCATGAGGTTGAATTCTAA